The genome window CAAACTAGGAACAGAGGGATGGTTTGAGGGGAGTGGAACAGTCTTTTTTCTTTAATGAGAATGTGTGAACAAGCTTCAAGAGGAAGTAGCACCAATAATTTTAAATAATAGAAATGTAAAGAGGATAGTACGGCTGCTATCTAGTGAAGCTTGCGAAGAATCTGGCCACTCAGCGGTACTGTCGCGTCCCCTTTTCATTATTTAGAAGGAATAAAAGATTTGTTGTGGTTATCCTGACTGGCTACCGCATCGTCCGTAATTGTCGGAACACCTAATTTTCTCGGAGTAGCGTGTCGGTAGCACATATTTATAAACCAAACAGATTATAACTGATTGAGCTTGCTAACAGGCTCTTCTCCATTTTCTATACGTTTTATATTCTTTATAAAGAAGTCATATCTTTTTTTATGAAATTTCCGACCATCAGGCATTCCTGCTGTATGGGGAGTAAGTATCACATTACCCAGATTCCGGAGCTCACTGTCAATAGGAAGCGGTTCGGATTCAAAAACATCCAGGCATGCACCTGAAATGTTCTTGTTTTTTAATGCAGCAATCAAGTCACTTTCGTGCACAATCCCGCCGCGGGCTGTATTGATAAAAAGAGCGGTCTTCTTCATTTTTCTAAATGCAGCTTTGTTGATCAGGTGTTTGGTTTGCTGATTCAAAGGTACATGTACACTGACTATGTCCGATGTGCTTAGAAGTCTCAAGCTATTGTAAGCTATTGGTTAAAAACAATGGCGTAGGAAATGGGGACCATTTGATTGAGTGAAAAAAGGGGTACCAAAAAATCTGTCCCCCTCTTAGAAAGTCTCGAAATATATAGTTATCCTACTTAGCAAATGCTTCAAAATAAATCTTTTATTGGCAACTTCAGTTAGCGATACTTAGTTCTTTCCTCCATTCAATCATTTCCGCAATGAGCAATTTAATTGTTTCTGTACTCATAAATTGATCTTCTGCATGCATTAATAAAATGGAGAATTCTGTTTTATTACCCGCAGCCTCATTTTTAATTAATTCACCATGAATTTTATGACCTTCAACCAAAAGGTCTGATCCTTCCTTCATCAATGAAGCTGCACTGGAAAAATCACCATTTTTCGCTTGAGCTAGTGCTTCTATAAACTTTGTTTTCGCCATTCCTACATTCCCAATGATTTGAAAAGCAATTAGTTCTATTCCTTCCATTCCTATCCCTCGCCATCTAATAAACTATTTTTCTATCATTTCTAAAGCGGTCTCCAGAACTGCCGCTCCGTTTACTCTTCCATAATCAACAAAATCAATGACAGTAACAGGAATACTATTACCGACTACTTTCTCTGTATTGCTTTTTAAATATCCTACCTGTGGTCCCAATAAAATAATATCTGCTTTTTCCCAGTTTTCATGTAATTCTGCATCTGAAACTGCCCAAATATTTACCTCCATGCTCTGGTCTTTTGCCGCCTGCTTCATTTTTTCTACTAAAAAACTTGTAGACATTCCTTGATTACATACTAATAAAATATTTTTCATACAAACCACTCCTCCTATAGAATAGACTGTTTTATTTCCTTATTTATTCTGCATGGCACTTACTCTCTCATCTATTTTCAAAAATGGCAGATACATAAATACTGTTATGATGATTATTAATAATTGTAATATAGATGCTCGCCAGTCACCTCCTGTAGCTAGGAATCCTGAAATAATCGGTGGCGTAGTCCATGGGGTTTGAACAACCACGTGATTTATTAAACCTACAGCTGTCGCAAAATAGGCAACTGATAAAGAAAAAATTGGAGCAAGAACAAATGGAATGATTAACATTGGGTTAAATACAATTGGTAGCCCAAATATAATTGGTTCACTAATATTAAAGATAGAAGGTGTTAAGGACATTTTCGATATATCTCTATAATCCTTACGTCTACTAAAAATAAAAATGGCAATTAACAATGAAATCGTATTTCCCGATCCCCCCATAACAGCGAAGGTATCTTTAAAAGCCATATTAATTATATGGGGTATCTCTTGATGATTAGCGTATGCTAACATATTATCTTGCATGTTTTGTAATAAAAAAGGATCCAAAAGTGCTCCAGAAATAACTGCCTGATGGATACCGAATCCAAAAAATAAATTAGCGATAGAAGTAATTAATAAGAACCCTGGTAAACTGGTTGTCACATAGCTTAACGGCTTAGTAATAATGGTGGATATTAAAGTATTAAAATCCATATTAAATAATTGATTTAATAAAAAGGATGCAACTGCAAAGATGATAACATTCACCATAATTGGAATTAACACATTAAAAGATTTAATAACTGCCGGTGGTATATTTCCACTGATATTGATTTGCATTTTTTTATTTGAAGATAATTTTATAAATAAATCGGTTGCAAGCAGCCCTACGATAATTCCAACAAACATCCCTGATGCGCTTGTATAACTTACAGGAATCACATTAGAAACAAGAAAGCTTTCGGTTGATCCTTCTGGTGAAAAAGTCGTTGTCAATGGTGTAACTACTATCATTGTAGAAAGTACAACTAAGATTGGAGCTATTACATTTTTATATCCCCTATTTACACATAGATGATAAGAAATGGCAACAGCTACTAAAAGTGTCATGATATTCAGTGTACCGTTAGCAATGGATACCCCAATAGATTGCCAAGTTGTTAAAGTATCAGGATTAACCAAATTTCCCATAAAACCAGTTGGCTCTAAAATAACATAATTAATTAGAGTCATAAATCCAGCTAGTATCATAAATGGCATAATCGATGCAAAGGCATCACGCAAACTTCTTAGATGAATCTGCGCTCCTAATTTTTGTGCAACAAAAGCAAACCGATCTGCAATACCTTGCTTTGTTGAGTTATTCATGATCTATCCACCCTTTTTATTTTATTTATCCTAATTTACTCGTTTCGTACTCAAATCCGTTGTCCTTGCTCATTTTTTATAAAATTCTCCACTTTTCTTGATTGTTCTTTCTTGTGTCTCTAAATTAAGAGAAACTAGTCCATATCGATTTTTATAAGCATTAATCCATGACCAGCAATCAATAAATGTCCATAAATGATATCCTTTGATATGGCAGCCTGCTTGAATGGCTTTATGGACATAGGCGAGATGATCTTTAATAAACTCAATTCGATAATCATCGATAATTTGTCCATGCTCATTAAGAAATCGTTCTTCATTCGCTACCCCCATACCATTTTCAGATATAAAAGCTTCTATATTACCGTAATTATCTCTAATGTCTATACATAGATCATAGATACCCTTTTCATAAATTTCCCATCCGCGGTACACATTCATTTTTTTCCCTGGCATATTATGAAGTTCAAAAAACCATTCGGGTAAAAAAGGGCTTTTTTTATTAATTTCTGTCAGGCGTGCCTTCACTCTTCTTGGTTCATAATAATTCAACCCTAAAATTTGAGAAGTATTTTCCGCAATTACTTTTAAATCGTTCTCTTCATATAAAGGCATCTGGTTATATTCCTGCAATATTTTTACCAATTTCTTTGGAAATGTTCCTTTAACCATGGGGTCTAAAAAGCTTCTTGTATAAAAGGCATCCGCAATTTCAGCTGCTTCTACATCAAACTCATTTTGGCTTCTCGGATAAGTTGGACTTAAGTTTAATATTACTCCTATCTTAGAAGGCAGTTGCTTTTCCTTAAAAGATTGAATAGCCTTCGCATGTGCCAATATAGTATTAAATGCTGCCTGTGCGCCACGCTTGAAATCTACTAAATTTGGATAATGAAAATCTTCTAAATAACTTCCTAAAATTGGTCCTAACGGCTCATTAAAGGTGAACCAATGATAAACCAAATCACCAAACTCTTCAAAACAAGCAGCTGCATAATTTACATATGCTTCAACCACTTCACGTGATTCCCATCCTCCCTTTTCTTGAAGTACATACGGCATATCAAAATGATAAAGATTAGCAAAAGGTTTGATACCGTTTTCATTCATTTCAGTCAAAAGGTTTCGATAGAAAGAAATAGCCTTTGGATTTCTTTCTCCTACTCCACCATCTGGAAACATCCTTGCCCATGAGATGGAAATACGGAAAGAATTATGCCCTGTTTCCTTCATTAATTGAATATCTTCCTTGTATCGATTTATATGATCAGTTGTTACTTCAGGTCCAATCCCCTGATAAAAACGTGATGGTTCCGTTTTAAACCAATGTTCCCAAACTGTTTCAGCTTTTCCTGTATTACCTCTACCTTCTGCTTGCTCAGCTGACCAAGCCGTTCCCCACCAAAAACCACTCGGAAACGTTAACATTTCTTTCATAATAAATGCCTCCCTCTTTCCTTTACGAACAAACTATAACACTCTTTTTAATATAAGTAAATACTTTTAATGAAAAGTATATATCTTTTGTGATTTATATACTTGTTTTTAACTGTATGGTATACTTATTATGAAAACCGTTATAAAATGGAGGATTTAACTTGAGTCAGTTACCTAAATATATGGAAATATATACAGATATTAGAGATAAGATAAATAATAACGAATATGAGATAAATGAAAAGTTACCTGACGGGGATACGCTTGCTGATTATTACCAATGCAGTAAACTGACAGTAAAAAAAGCATTAGATATTCTTGTAAAAGAAGGAATGGTTGTTAGACGTAGAGGTTCCGGAACTTATGTAAAAGGGGTTTCTACTAATGGAGGAGCTATTGCATTAGGTCCATCAGAAGGTTTATCTAACATTGTTGGAAAAGAAAATATTTCCTCAAAAATCATTCTTTTTTCGATCGAAAAACCGTCCTTAGAAATTGCCAAAAAACTTGAGATTGATGACGAATATATTTATCGAATTATTCGAACACGGCATATTAATAATAAGCCTTATTCGCTGGAACATACTTACATGCCTTTATCTATTATTACTGGACTAGAGCCAAAACATCTAGAAGGATCCATCTATAATTATATACGCGAGGAATTAAAGCTGAAAACGCATAGCACCCATGTCTGGATTAGAGGAGACAAAGCAAATAGTGAAGATACTTCTTTACTAAAGATTCCAGACAACTCCTTCATGATGGAAATCGAAAAATTAGCTCAGTTAGAAGATGGAAGAATATTCGAATACTCCATCACACGCCATCTGCACGAAAGTTTTGTTTTTGAAACAGTTTTTGTTCATAACTAAGTAGGAAATAAGAGGGCAGGTGTGGAGTATCCCAAATCAGAAGGAAATTTCCAATCTTTACCCATTTAACCAGAACTGAGGACTATATTCATTAATAAAATAATAAAATAGTTTATATCCATTTTATTAATGAATAAGGGAGAAGAAAAAAATGGGAATAGTGAATGGAAAGACATATTTATCACGAATCAGCAGTTTATCTACAGAAATTTGGTTAGATGGGGAAAAAGTCCAGGATCTCTCTAACCATCCTGCTTTTAAAGGGATACTACATTCAAAAGCTTCTCTTTATGATTTACAATGTCAGCCTAACTTAAAGGAGGAAATGACTTTCTTGTCCCCATTATCTGGGGACTCTATAGGTATGTCATACTTACAGCCAAAGACAAAAGAGGATTTGCGAAAAAGAAGAAGGATGATCGAACGGTGGGCTAAGGAAACAGCAGGAATGATGGGACGGAGCCCAGATTATTTAAATACAGTAATCATGAGTTTTGCCACTTCTGCTTCCCTTTTAGAAGGAAAGGAAAATTGTTATCCAAAACATATCCAATCCTTATACGAATCGGCAAGAGAAAAGGATCTTAGTTTTACCCATACTTTTATAACTCCTCAAGTTAATCGCTCGAGTATGTATCTAGAGTATTCCAACGAGCCAATCTCTGCCCAAATAATCGAGAAAAATAATAAGGGGCTAATTATTAAAGGAGCGCGGCTCCTAGCCACACAGGGAGGCCTTACAGATGAACTTTTGGTTTTTGGGGCGCCCAGATTTGCAAAAGAGGAAGCATTTGCATTTGCAATACCTTCAGACACTAAAGGAGTAAAGTTTCTCTGCAGAGAGTCCTATGTAGGAGGAGAATCTACTATTGATTATCCATTAAGCTCACGATTCGAAGAAATGGATTCTATTGTTGTATTTGATAACGTCCTTGTTCCATGGGAACGTGTTTTTTTCCATGAAGATCTAGAAACCGCAAGTATGTTTTTAACTCAAAGCTCTTTTAATTCATTTGCTTATCATCAAGTTATTACTAGGCAAATTGTCAAAACAGAGTTTATTTTGGGCTTAGCGGAAAATATGATAAATACGATTGACGTAGGCGAATATCAACACATCCAAGAAAAGATGGCAGAAATCATTATTGGATTAGAAACGTTGAAAGCACTATTAGAAAAAGCAGAGAACGATGCTCTCTTAAATGACCAAGGATTTATGATTCCAAACAAAACCATCCTGCTAGTTGCTAGTAATATTTTCCCGAAAATTTATCCTCGTTTTTCCGAAATCCTTCAACTAATTGGCGCAAGCGGTTTAGTATCACTGCCAACAGAGAAAATGTTTCACTCAGAAGTTGGGAAAGATTTAAATCAATATCTTCAAGCAACGTGCAGATCTGCAGATGAGCGCAATAAAATCTTTCGATTAGCTTGGGATTTAACAATGAGCTCCTTCGGCACAAGACAGACACAATATGAAAGATATTTTTTTGGTGATCCTGTCCGTCTTTCTGGATTTTTATATAATAACTACCCTAAAAGTAATTATGTAGAGAGAATTAATGAATTTTTGACAGACTGAATTATCAACGGCTGCCCAAATGACTACATATGGGCAGCACTTCTGCATAAGGTTAATAACTAATGAGCGCCCTTCCCTTTTCCTCCCAAATTCAGCCGTCGCATTATTTTCGTCAATAAATCCTGGCATACTTTAACTCAGGAACAATAAAGGATTATTACAGATGGCAATCGAATATTAAATTTTTAAAAAAGGAGGAATAGAATCATGCAAAAGGTTATGGAGGGAATAAATTATTGGATAAAAAGATTACCAGAAGAATTCAACTCTATGTCTGAAAATAGTTCTTCTCATCGTCCCTTGCCAAACAAGTGGTCAAAAAAAGAAATTTTAGGGCATCTTTGTGATTCAGCGATAAATAATATAGAAAGGTTTATCAAAATTCAATATGAAGAACCGGTGTATGCTATTCAATCATATGACCAAAATCATTGGGTTAAGATGCAAAATTATCAGGATAGACCACTTGATGAAATGATAAATCTTTTTCAAACACTCAACAAACAAATTATTCACATTGTAAAAAACATCCCAGTCGAAAAGCTTTCCAATCTTTGCGACATAGGAAATAATCAGCATAAAACACTAGAGTGGCTGATACAAGATTATCATGAGCATATGGAACACCATATTCACTCTCAAATCTTAATCGAAAAATCTTATTAAAAGAAAAGACACACATTAAAATCTGCTATATTTATAACCCCGTTCTCCTTTTAGAACGGGGTTATAAATAGGAAGTCAATCTAAAAAAGTCATATTGTCATTTTATCAATAGAAATCTTTTTACAAAGAATAATAATTACTTAAAGAAATAGGCTCTCCATTTTCATGAGAATCATTTGCAGCAAGGGTAGCAGCTAATGTTTGAACACCATTTTCATAGGATGACAGGATTAATTCTGGCTGATTGGCAGCAATCGCTTTAATGAAAGCTCGATCCTGGGCCTCATAATAATTCAACTTTGGTCGATACGTAGTAGTTGAAAATTCATCTGTAATCGTTATATTGGAACCGTTAAAAGCAACACGGAAATTCTTCCCTAAAATTTCTAGACCCATCCGGTGATCTGGTTGTATAAAAGAGCAGCCTAATTGGCCGATTGCCCCGTTCCTTAAAGTGAAATTGACCGAAGTGACATCTGGTATATCAATATGAGGAATATCCTTTGAAACCAATAGATTCATATTTGCATAGATTTTATCTATATCTCCTGCTAAATAGCGAATTAAATCCAAAATATGTGTGGCTTGTTCTACTAATTGTCCACCTGATTTGGATTGTTCCCGATACCATGGAGTTGGAACAAATTTTGTTAAATAATAGCTGTTAACCATCGCAATTTGTTTGCCTTGTAGATACTCTTTTGCTTTTGCCACTGTATCTAAGTACCGTAAACAGTATCCTGTAGCACAAATAATCCCAGAAGCTTTAATAACCGCAGATTTTCTCTTTACATTATCCAGATTTAATCCAACAGGTTTTTCTACCATAATATGAATGCCCTTTTTAGCAGCCTTTTCCTCGATATCTCCATGGGCAAATGGAGGGACACATATAAAAAGTGCATCCAATGCAGTCTCTTCCATCATCTTGTCTACATCTGTATATGCTGGAATTTGATATTTCTTCCCTACAGCTGTTGCTTGGTCTTCGGATATATCACATACCGCTGCCATTTCTGCCTGTTCAATCAAAGCAATATTCTTCAAATGTACGGATCCAATTCCCCCGACACCTATAAAGCCTACACGAACTTTTCTCATAGCGGACACTCCTCTAAGGACTAACCTTTTTCAGATTTAACACGACATCCAGATGCTTGGAGGTATCTTGGGCAAGATACTCTGGCCCAAATGCATAGGCTGGTATTTCAGCGGTTACTGTATCCTTATAGCCTATGTTCTTTAATGCTTGGTACACTTTTTCCCAATTTACATCCCCAGCTAATAATGGAACAAAGCCAGTAATATTCCCAACGTTCAATTTAAAATCCTTAACATGAACTTTTCGGATTCGCTCTCCTAATATGGAAATCCATTGTTCTGGATAGCCATATTGTAATGCATTGCCGACATCATAATAAGCACCAATATAATCGGAATGGAACTCATCAATATACCTGGCCATTTCGAGTGGAGATAGCAAAAATTTATTCCATACGTTTTCGATTCCCACATGAATATTGTGTTTTTCAGCTAATGGCAGAACTTTTCTTAACTCATCTTGACTGCGCCTATAACAATCAAGGTAAGACGTTTCTTCATTAACTACCCCTGGGACAACTAAAACAGTGTCTGCCCCAATATATCCGGCTAATTCTATTTGTTTTTCAATCACTTTTCTCCCTTGTTCCCGTACCTTTTCATCATAATGAGAAAGAGGGAACTTCCATAATAGATTCGTAGAAATACTGCTTAAGCGTAAACGATAATGCTCTGCCATTTTCCGAATTCGTTTTGCTTCTTCTCTAGACGTATTCATCGTAAGCCCAATGCCATCTATACTTACATTAAGCTCTATTGCATCAAAGCCTGCATCACGACTGTACTTAAATACCATCTCTAATGGTGTATCATCGGGATAACACCACTGATTAATCCCCTTTAGCATCTTTATTCCTCCCTAAATAGCATCCCTGCATAGAGCTATCTCTATTGATTATTCGATTCAATTTTTTCTATCAAAACAGGCCTTTTGCTTTGCGCAGATTCATAGCCTGCCAGAGCAACCTCCATTGCTTTTAGACCATCTTCTCCTGTTATAGTAGGTGCAATTCCCTTTTGCACATTTGTAACAAAGTCTTCTACAAGAGCTTGGTTCATATCATCTCCCCAATAATCCCATTTTGCTCCCTCTGCACTGTACAGCTCACTTTTCTGCGCAAAGGCATCTACTGACAATGTTCCTTTCGTCCCGATTATTTCTAATGTAACGTCTCCCCATGTTGGGAATGTCTTATTTCTTGACCAGCTACAATCAATTGAAGCAAACACATTGTTTTCAAATTCCATTGTTACGATCCCACAATCATCTATCTCATAATCAGAAAAGAGATTATCTACTTCTGCATATACTTCTTTCACATCTGAATTCATATACCATCGCATAATATCCACAAGGTGAACTGTATGATCCATTACGGCGCCGCCGCCTGATTTTTCTTTGTCTACAAACCAGCCGCCCGGGTTAGTGCCGCGATTCGTTCCTTTTATAGCAATAATACTGCCAAGTTCTCCTGTCTCGATAATGTGTTTCGCTTTTACTATTGGTGTACTAAAGCGTACAGGAAAAGCAATTTGCAGGAATACATTATTTTCTTTGCAAACTTCCATCATTTCCAATGCATCCTTCCTATTTGTCGCAATCGGCTTTTCGCATAAAACATGTTTTCCTTTCTTCGCTGCTGCAAGCACATGTTCATGATGCTTATAATTTTCGGAAGTAATGATGACAGCATCTATATCTTGGTCTAAAAGATCTTCATAGTTTGAATAGTAATTGGTACTGTATTTCTTCGCTGCTTCTGCACCGCGAATCTCCTGGTCATCTGCGATTCCTACTAACTCTACTCCTTTGCTTTTCTTTAATGCCTCTGCATAGGCGTACGCATGACCATGAGCAAAACTAATAATTCCTACTCTCATCGTTTTACCTCCATTTCTTGTTTACGCAATTCTACTACTTTTCCTTCCTTTAATGACTCAATAGCAGCTAACGCAATTTCCATTGCTTTATAAGCATCTAGAGGAGTCACTATCGGCTCCTCCTTATTCTTGATACATGAAATAAAATGTTTTAATTCTGTTATATATGGATTTTCTTTTAATGGACTTTCGGGCACCGCGACTCCAGCTGAACCTGTATTATTGTGATTAATGCCTTTTACAAGCGGAGTTGCTTTCGAGCTATCATAGTGAATAACCCCTTCTTTTCCAGCTATTTCAAATTTTGTTGCAAAATTTTGGTGAGCCCAAGTTCCTTCCAAATGAGCAATTACTCCACTTTCAAAGCGCAATGTTACTAATGCATAGTCTAATTTTGCCATCGCTCTTCCTTGGGCACTTTTGGCATAGACTCGCTCTACCTCACCGAAGCACCAGCGTAGATAATCAAAATCATGAATCATTAAGTCTAGCACTAATCCACCACTGCTGTTATAGTCTGCATACCAATCTCTAGAAGCAGATGGGAATCCGCCTCCTCTTTTCGTATTTACAACACCTGGCTTGCCAATTTTCCCTTCTTCTATCATTTGCTTTGCACGCTGGTATTCCGGGAAAAAACGCACGACATGACCTACAAAAAGCTTCACGCCCTTTTTCTTGCAATAGTCGATCATTTCTTTAGCATCCTTTAAATTGCGAGCCAATGGTTTCTCACAAACAACTTGAAAACAATCATCTGCTACTTTTTTGACATATTCCTTATGAAATGGAGTGGGAACACAAACGGACACAACATCAACAGCACCAAGGCTTTCAATCGCTTCCTCATAGCTTGCAAATGCTTGAGCTCCTAATTTCCGTGCCAATTCTTCCGCTTTTTCTAAGGTTCTGTCCACAATTCCAACTAATTGAACATCATCCATGGTTGAATAGGCGAAGGAATGAGTACTCCCCATCGTTCCGGCGCCAATAACTAATGCTTTTAACATATACACACACTCCCTATTCTATTTATCAATTCTTTCTCTTTCTAAATATCTATCTTCTAACCCCTCCAAGTGCAATCCCTGCCAGTAAATGCTTTTGCAGAAAAATAAACATTAACAGCATGGGAATCGTGGACAAGACAGCACCAGCCATTAACAGCGGATAATCTGTAGAATATTGTCCTGAGAAAGTGGAAATCCCAACAGACAATACTCTCATTGACTCAGAGTTTGTCATAACAAGCGGCCATAAGAAATCATTCCATGCAGCGAGAATCGTAAAGATTCCTAAAGCAGTAAGGGCGGGTGTCGAATTTGGTAAAATAATTCTCCAATAGATTCCAAAGTACGAACAACCATCAATTTTAGCTGCTTCATCCAACTCTTTTGGAATGCCCATAAAGAATTGGCGCAGCAAAAAGGTACCATAGGCACTAAAAACGCCTGGAACAATCAAAGCAAAGAATGTGTCAATCCAGCCCAGCTGTGTTAATGTTGCATAATTTGGTATTAAAATTACTTGAGCGGGTACCATAAGCACGGACAGCATTAAAATAAAGAGAACATTTTTCCCAGGAAAATTTAAACGTGCAAAAGCAAATGCAGCTAAAGAACATAAAACAAGTTGACCAATCGTTCTACCTAAAGTGAGAATAATCGTATTCAGATAGTATTTTAAAAAATCCACAGCTTCAAAGACGTTCCCATAATTCTCGAAATGCCATTCCTTAGGGATAATCGTCGGCGGAACTTGCATGGATTCTCCAAAGGATTTCAGAGAGGTAGAAATCATCCAGAGAAATGGCACAATCATGATAAAAGCTCCGATAATGAGCAGTAAATGTCTAGAAACCCGCTTCAAGTAAATCCCCCCTTATTAAGAATCGTAATAAACCCATTTCTTTTGGAAAATAAATTGAATAATGGTCATCAATAGAATGGCAAGAAACAAGATAAATGCTTGGGCAGAAGCAATACCCATTTCACCATACTTAAAGCCTGATTCATAAACGCCATACACAATCGTACGCAGTGGTTCTAATAGCGCTGTACTATTACCAATCATGACAAATAATAAGTCGAATACTTGTAAGGAACTAATCATTCCTGTTATAAAAACAAAGAAAATAGTAGGTGTTAATAGCGGTAAGGTAATACTAAAAAACTTCCGAATCCTTGAAGCACCGTCAATGTCGGCCGCTTCATAATACGTCTTTTCTATTCCCTGAAGTCCCGCTAAGATTAAAATGATATTATTGCCGACACTCATCCATATGTAGACGATAATAACGGATATTAAAGAAATCTTCGGGTCAAATAACCACGATGGCTGCGGAAGATGAAAGATACCTAGAATGTAGTTAATTAAGCCATAATCGGTGTTATATAGCCATTTCCATACCATCCCAACTGCGACCGGCATCGTAACTACTGGCAAGAAATACAAGGTACGATAAAAGATAATGCCTTTTATTTTTTGATTCAGCATGACTGCTATAAATATCGCAATAATGACAGTAAATGGAACGGAAACAAAGGTAAATACTGCTGTATTAACAATCGAACGAAGAAAGGAAGAATCAGTAAATAATTGGATCAAATTTTCTACCCCGACATATTCTGGCATGGAAATACCATTCCATTTTGTAAAGGACAAAGCAAATGAGGCAAGTGCAGGAAAAATATAAAACATAAATAGCCCTATCATGGTGGGAGCAATAAATAAATAAGCAGCAATAGCTTCACGATTGAATTTCTTTTTCTTTCTCTTTCTTGCCACAGTCTCTGGACTCTTTTTATTCACTACCATCGTTTCCAATCGTATCTCTCCCTTCTTTCTTGATTTTTTTCATCCCTTCCCTTTCCATTTGGAATCAATGAAAAGGGAAATTACATTAAAAACCAGCTTAATCCTTCTGTTCTTCTTCCAAAATCGCATTCATTTCTGCAGCAATTTTCTCCAAAGCTTCATCAATCGATTTTTGTCCTAAGAAGGCACCTTGGATTTCCGTTGTTTCAATATTTTGCCATTCTGATGTTTTTTCGGAAACTGGATAAGGGACTGCTTTTTCAAGCGCATCTAAGAATATTTGTAATTCGACATTTGGCAGAGAATCTAACCAAACCTTACTAATTTCCATATGGGCTGGTGTAGCAAATCCTGTCTTAGCCATCACCGTTGTTCCTTCTTTATTAGATAAGCTTTTAATTAGTTCCCAAGCTAAATCTTCATTTTTTGTTTTGCTATTCATTGCCCATCCAATACCATGGACAATGGATGTATCTACTTTTCCTTTCGGCAGGGGCGCTACCCCTAAATCCTCTCCAAGAACCTCTTCATACTCTGCTGCATGAACAGAAATTTCTGGAGTCATGGCCACCTTCT of Niallia circulans contains these proteins:
- a CDS encoding carbohydrate ABC transporter permease, with translation MVVNKKSPETVARKRKKKKFNREAIAAYLFIAPTMIGLFMFYIFPALASFALSFTKWNGISMPEYVGVENLIQLFTDSSFLRSIVNTAVFTFVSVPFTVIIAIFIAVMLNQKIKGIIFYRTLYFLPVVTMPVAVGMVWKWLYNTDYGLINYILGIFHLPQPSWLFDPKISLISVIIVYIWMSVGNNIILILAGLQGIEKTYYEAADIDGASRIRKFFSITLPLLTPTIFFVFITGMISSLQVFDLLFVMIGNSTALLEPLRTIVYGVYESGFKYGEMGIASAQAFILFLAILLMTIIQFIFQKKWVYYDS
- a CDS encoding Gfo/Idh/MocA family protein codes for the protein MRVGIISFAHGHAYAYAEALKKSKGVELVGIADDQEIRGAEAAKKYSTNYYSNYEDLLDQDIDAVIITSENYKHHEHVLAAAKKGKHVLCEKPIATNRKDALEMMEVCKENNVFLQIAFPVRFSTPIVKAKHIIETGELGSIIAIKGTNRGTNPGGWFVDKEKSGGGAVMDHTVHLVDIMRWYMNSDVKEVYAEVDNLFSDYEIDDCGIVTMEFENNVFASIDCSWSRNKTFPTWGDVTLEIIGTKGTLSVDAFAQKSELYSAEGAKWDYWGDDMNQALVEDFVTNVQKGIAPTITGEDGLKAMEVALAGYESAQSKRPVLIEKIESNNQ
- a CDS encoding Gfo/Idh/MocA family protein gives rise to the protein MRKVRVGFIGVGGIGSVHLKNIALIEQAEMAAVCDISEDQATAVGKKYQIPAYTDVDKMMEETALDALFICVPPFAHGDIEEKAAKKGIHIMVEKPVGLNLDNVKRKSAVIKASGIICATGYCLRYLDTVAKAKEYLQGKQIAMVNSYYLTKFVPTPWYREQSKSGGQLVEQATHILDLIRYLAGDIDKIYANMNLLVSKDIPHIDIPDVTSVNFTLRNGAIGQLGCSFIQPDHRMGLEILGKNFRVAFNGSNITITDEFSTTTYRPKLNYYEAQDRAFIKAIAANQPELILSSYENGVQTLAATLAANDSHENGEPISLSNYYSL
- a CDS encoding carbohydrate ABC transporter permease; protein product: MIVPFLWMISTSLKSFGESMQVPPTIIPKEWHFENYGNVFEAVDFLKYYLNTIILTLGRTIGQLVLCSLAAFAFARLNFPGKNVLFILMLSVLMVPAQVILIPNYATLTQLGWIDTFFALIVPGVFSAYGTFLLRQFFMGIPKELDEAAKIDGCSYFGIYWRIILPNSTPALTALGIFTILAAWNDFLWPLVMTNSESMRVLSVGISTFSGQYSTDYPLLMAGAVLSTIPMLLMFIFLQKHLLAGIALGGVRR
- a CDS encoding sugar phosphate isomerase/epimerase family protein → MLKGINQWCYPDDTPLEMVFKYSRDAGFDAIELNVSIDGIGLTMNTSREEAKRIRKMAEHYRLRLSSISTNLLWKFPLSHYDEKVREQGRKVIEKQIELAGYIGADTVLVVPGVVNEETSYLDCYRRSQDELRKVLPLAEKHNIHVGIENVWNKFLLSPLEMARYIDEFHSDYIGAYYDVGNALQYGYPEQWISILGERIRKVHVKDFKLNVGNITGFVPLLAGDVNWEKVYQALKNIGYKDTVTAEIPAYAFGPEYLAQDTSKHLDVVLNLKKVSP
- a CDS encoding Gfo/Idh/MocA family protein produces the protein MLKALVIGAGTMGSTHSFAYSTMDDVQLVGIVDRTLEKAEELARKLGAQAFASYEEAIESLGAVDVVSVCVPTPFHKEYVKKVADDCFQVVCEKPLARNLKDAKEMIDYCKKKGVKLFVGHVVRFFPEYQRAKQMIEEGKIGKPGVVNTKRGGGFPSASRDWYADYNSSGGLVLDLMIHDFDYLRWCFGEVERVYAKSAQGRAMAKLDYALVTLRFESGVIAHLEGTWAHQNFATKFEIAGKEGVIHYDSSKATPLVKGINHNNTGSAGVAVPESPLKENPYITELKHFISCIKNKEEPIVTPLDAYKAMEIALAAIESLKEGKVVELRKQEMEVKR